From a single Solanum dulcamara chromosome 4, daSolDulc1.2, whole genome shotgun sequence genomic region:
- the LOC129887640 gene encoding uncharacterized protein LOC129887640 has protein sequence MELTTTSQSISYVNLQKIPYFFPYRTTLCSFNSINFLGFNCIPKRLKCSASQLRHFGPIHASVVESYSTNGSVSWVLEFIGDGDTRHIGSPTAKPRSLEIPSGAVTVGRVADKVDVVIPVPTVSAVHAQLQNMEEYLVVTDLDSTNGTFIGEKRLVPGVAAAALPGSLVTFGDTNLAIFRVAKLEKLETTASEPEEVEEEEPSSS, from the exons aTGGAATTAACTACAACTTCACAGTCTATTTCCTATGTTAATCTTCAaaaaataccatattttttcCCTTATAGAACTACTCTATGTTCTTTCAATTCcattaattttcttggatttaaTTGTATACCCAAAAGACTAAAATGTAGTGCTAGCCAATTGAGGCATTTTGGACCTATCCATGCTTCTGTGGTTGAGAGTTATTCAACTAATGGTTCAGTATCATGGGTTCTTGAATTTATAG GTGATGGAGACACAAGGCACATTGGTTCTCCAACTGCAAAGCCACGCTCTCTTGAAATACCTTCC GGTGCAGTAACTGTTGGACGTGTTGCCGATAAGGTAGATGTAGTCATTCCGGTGCCAACAG TATCTGCTGTACATGCTCAGCTGCAGAACATGGAGGAGTATCTCGTAGTGACAGATTTAGACAGCACGAATGGCACATTCATCGGTGAGAAAAGGCTTGTACCTGGTGTGGCTGCTGCTGCATTGCCTGGAAGTCTCGTTACATTTG GGGATACCAATTTGGCAATATTTCGAGTCGCGAAGCTTGAGAAGTTGGAAACTACTGCATCTGAACCAGAAGAAGTTGAAGAAGAGGAACCAAGTAGCAGCTAA
- the LOC129887641 gene encoding transcription factor GAMYB-like isoform X1 → MLSSTGFVMNEDMIITSETDNRMTSKVGMDSPDEASGGDLGESIPLKKGPWTSAEDVILVDYVMAHGEGNWNAVQRHSGLARCGKSCRLRWANHLRPDLKKGAFTPEEERRILELHAKMGNKWARMAVELPGRTDNEIKNYWNTRIKKRQRAGLPIYPPDISFLASQNKQNEELGAFSSADAENPDVLGINNFEIPTVEFKTLELNHLLYPPLLGEIPARSLLDNPVSSSLAQGHRAAYSSTYFHSTMHPSKRIRGSESVFSGSNGDLLASLQYQNGDSLLAQPLGFCSYNQNLTFDDHRSFSNVVPGGHAWLNGNSSSSEPTWAMKLELPSLQNPTTNWGSPSVDILIQSPPAGHSESGSLSPSNSGLLDAVLYEFQTMKASNDNSHQGNEASGDAVNSCPDFKGWETYGNLISPLSHFSASVFTEYAPISESSLHEFPSMATTPGCKIKQEIGDLAPLDEKDDSSNQMIFSSPQTQHAKNHPALKDALGSSFFDDCAWDCKQIHAVATSSGQACGHNSCSWDAMSAV, encoded by the exons ATGTTAAGCTCGACTGGCTTCGTCATGAACGAG GATATGATCATCACGAGTGAAACCGATAATAGGATGACATCCAAAGTTGGCATGGATTCGCCAGATGAAGCTAGTGGTGGAGATTTAGGAGAAAGTATACCACTAAAAAAAGGCCCCTGGACTTCTGCGGAAGATGTGATTTTAGTGGATTATGTCATGGCACATGGTGAGGGGAACTGGAATGCTGTCCAGAGGCATTCAGGACTTGCTCGTTGTGGTAAAAGCTGCCGTTTGCGGTGGGCAAATCACCTGAGACCAGATTTAAAGAAAGGTGCATTCACTCCAGAGGAAGAGCGGCGGATACTTGAACTTCATGCTAAGATGGGAAACAAATGGGCACGAATGGCTGTTGAG TTGCCTGGCCGCACAGATAATGAGATAAAGAACTACTGGAACACCAGAATAAAGAAACGACAACGTGCAGGCTTGCCAATTTACCCTCCAGATATTTCTTTCCTGGCAAGTCAGAACAAACAAAATGAGGAGTTGGGTGCATTCTCCTCTGCAGATGCAGAAAATCCTGATGTCTTGGGAATTAACAATTTTGAGATTCCTACTGTGGAATTCAAAACTTTGGAACTCAATCATCTGTTGTATCCGCCACTACTTGGTGAAATCCCTGCTCGTAGCTTGCTTGATAATCCTGTAAGTAGCTCTCTGGCCCAGGGTCATAGAGCTGCCTATAGTAGTACGTATTTCCATTCTACAATGCATCCATCTAAGCGTATACGAGGATCAGAATCTGTGTTCTCCGGTTCAAATGGTGATCTCCTCGCCTCCTTACAATATCAGAATGGCGATTCTTTGCTTGCTCAACCCTTGGGGTTTTGTTCATATAACCAGAATTTAACATTTGATGATCACCGATCATTCTCAAATGTAGTTCCGGGCGGCCATGCCTGGTTAAATGGCAACTCCTCTTCATCAGAGCCCACATGGGCAATGAAGCTGGAGCTCCCTTCACTCCAAAATCCGACAACAAACTGGGGCTCACCTTCGGTTGATATTCTGATTCAATCCCCTCCAGCTGGACATAGTGAATCAGGTAGTCTGTCACCTAGCAACAGTGGTCTACTGGATGCTGTGCTTTATGAATTCCAAACTATGAAAGCTTCCAACGATAACTCACACCAAGGGAACGAGGCATCCGGTGATGCAGTCAATTCATGTCCAGATTTCAAAGGATGGGAAACTTATGGGAATCTAATCTCTCCTTTAAGTCATTTCTCTGCATCAGTATTTACTGAGTACGCCCCTATCAGTGAAAGCTCATTACACGAGTTCCCATCAATGGCCACAACGCCAG GATGCAAGATTAAGCAAGAGATTGGCGATCTAGCTCCCTTGGATGAGAAAGATGACTCATCAAACCAGATGATCTTTTCCAGTCCCCAGACACAGCATGCCAAGAACCATCCGGCATTGAAAGATGCTCTTGGTTCTAGCTTTTTCGATGATTGTGCCTGGGATTGCAAGCAAATCCATGCAGTAGCCACATCATCAGGTCAAGCTTGTGGACACAATTCTTGTTCTTGGGATGCCATGTCCGCTGTGTAG
- the LOC129887641 gene encoding transcription factor GAMYB-like isoform X2, which yields MIITSETDNRMTSKVGMDSPDEASGGDLGESIPLKKGPWTSAEDVILVDYVMAHGEGNWNAVQRHSGLARCGKSCRLRWANHLRPDLKKGAFTPEEERRILELHAKMGNKWARMAVELPGRTDNEIKNYWNTRIKKRQRAGLPIYPPDISFLASQNKQNEELGAFSSADAENPDVLGINNFEIPTVEFKTLELNHLLYPPLLGEIPARSLLDNPVSSSLAQGHRAAYSSTYFHSTMHPSKRIRGSESVFSGSNGDLLASLQYQNGDSLLAQPLGFCSYNQNLTFDDHRSFSNVVPGGHAWLNGNSSSSEPTWAMKLELPSLQNPTTNWGSPSVDILIQSPPAGHSESGSLSPSNSGLLDAVLYEFQTMKASNDNSHQGNEASGDAVNSCPDFKGWETYGNLISPLSHFSASVFTEYAPISESSLHEFPSMATTPGCKIKQEIGDLAPLDEKDDSSNQMIFSSPQTQHAKNHPALKDALGSSFFDDCAWDCKQIHAVATSSGQACGHNSCSWDAMSAV from the exons ATGATCATCACGAGTGAAACCGATAATAGGATGACATCCAAAGTTGGCATGGATTCGCCAGATGAAGCTAGTGGTGGAGATTTAGGAGAAAGTATACCACTAAAAAAAGGCCCCTGGACTTCTGCGGAAGATGTGATTTTAGTGGATTATGTCATGGCACATGGTGAGGGGAACTGGAATGCTGTCCAGAGGCATTCAGGACTTGCTCGTTGTGGTAAAAGCTGCCGTTTGCGGTGGGCAAATCACCTGAGACCAGATTTAAAGAAAGGTGCATTCACTCCAGAGGAAGAGCGGCGGATACTTGAACTTCATGCTAAGATGGGAAACAAATGGGCACGAATGGCTGTTGAG TTGCCTGGCCGCACAGATAATGAGATAAAGAACTACTGGAACACCAGAATAAAGAAACGACAACGTGCAGGCTTGCCAATTTACCCTCCAGATATTTCTTTCCTGGCAAGTCAGAACAAACAAAATGAGGAGTTGGGTGCATTCTCCTCTGCAGATGCAGAAAATCCTGATGTCTTGGGAATTAACAATTTTGAGATTCCTACTGTGGAATTCAAAACTTTGGAACTCAATCATCTGTTGTATCCGCCACTACTTGGTGAAATCCCTGCTCGTAGCTTGCTTGATAATCCTGTAAGTAGCTCTCTGGCCCAGGGTCATAGAGCTGCCTATAGTAGTACGTATTTCCATTCTACAATGCATCCATCTAAGCGTATACGAGGATCAGAATCTGTGTTCTCCGGTTCAAATGGTGATCTCCTCGCCTCCTTACAATATCAGAATGGCGATTCTTTGCTTGCTCAACCCTTGGGGTTTTGTTCATATAACCAGAATTTAACATTTGATGATCACCGATCATTCTCAAATGTAGTTCCGGGCGGCCATGCCTGGTTAAATGGCAACTCCTCTTCATCAGAGCCCACATGGGCAATGAAGCTGGAGCTCCCTTCACTCCAAAATCCGACAACAAACTGGGGCTCACCTTCGGTTGATATTCTGATTCAATCCCCTCCAGCTGGACATAGTGAATCAGGTAGTCTGTCACCTAGCAACAGTGGTCTACTGGATGCTGTGCTTTATGAATTCCAAACTATGAAAGCTTCCAACGATAACTCACACCAAGGGAACGAGGCATCCGGTGATGCAGTCAATTCATGTCCAGATTTCAAAGGATGGGAAACTTATGGGAATCTAATCTCTCCTTTAAGTCATTTCTCTGCATCAGTATTTACTGAGTACGCCCCTATCAGTGAAAGCTCATTACACGAGTTCCCATCAATGGCCACAACGCCAG GATGCAAGATTAAGCAAGAGATTGGCGATCTAGCTCCCTTGGATGAGAAAGATGACTCATCAAACCAGATGATCTTTTCCAGTCCCCAGACACAGCATGCCAAGAACCATCCGGCATTGAAAGATGCTCTTGGTTCTAGCTTTTTCGATGATTGTGCCTGGGATTGCAAGCAAATCCATGCAGTAGCCACATCATCAGGTCAAGCTTGTGGACACAATTCTTGTTCTTGGGATGCCATGTCCGCTGTGTAG